One Leucoraja erinacea ecotype New England chromosome 18, Leri_hhj_1, whole genome shotgun sequence genomic window, cATGTGACTCTAATTCCTTGGAAGTTCTTTACACGTTTCAAGAATCCTCTGAATTTTTGGAATGTTTTTGATTATATAACCTTTTACATTTGTTGACTGTCAGTGTGCAGCGTGACCGCAGTATTTCACTCCAATAGaaacatatcccttgactccactagcccctagagctctatctaactctctctaaaatccatccagtgacttggcctccactgccctctggggcagggaattccataaattcacaattctctgggtgaaaaagttttttctcacttcagtcttaaatgacctcccctttattctaagactgtgccccctggttctggacttgcccaacattcggaacatttttcctgcatctagcttgtccagtccttttataactttatatgtttccataagatcccccctcatccttctaaactccagtaaatacaagcctagtcttttcaatctttcctcatatgacagtcccgccatcccagggatcaatctcgtgaacctacgctgcactgcttcaatcacaaggatgtccttcctcaaattagaggactaaaactgtacacaatgtagTGTATATGGTCTCGGCATTGTGCACTCTGCTTCTAAACGTTTATCCACACCCATCAGGAGGGCCAGAGTCCATGTGTGTACATGTTGGAGAGGATAGTGGGAGGCAGAGTGAATCAGAGACATACAGAGGCAAGTAAGAGgccattttatttttgctttggctcataggaagctgagaggtgatcttatcgcGGTGTACAAGATCAGGAGGTGGCATGCATAACGTGgacactcacagtctttttcccagggtggaggattctaaaaAAATTGAGCTgacccaagggtctcgacccgaaatgtcgcccattccttctctccagagatgctgctgcctgacccgctgagttactccagcattttgtgcctacccactgaatgtctgtccattcctctcCAGGGTGGAGCCAATCCTGTCGCGGATAAAGGAAGATCGAAGGCGCATCATATCTCCATCCTTTGACAACATCAAGTACGACAACTTTGAAGTCCAGGAGTATTCCCTTTCAGCCCAAGGGTTTGACTGGGAACTGTGGTGTCGTTACCTCAACCCTCCCAGGGAATGGTGGGCTTTGGAAAATGCAACTGCCCCAATCAGGTAACCAACTCGAGatgccccccccctcatctcactGTCGCTCAGCTGCTCATATCTGGCCATCTCACCTCACCTCGTGTCCACATCAGCTTAATGTCATCTTTCCAACAGCAGGGTGACCCAAACtcaacataatactccaagtgtggcctctccAATGTCACGTCCAACTGTAACACAATTTCTGTACCCAATTCGCTGATTGATGAAGACTAGTCGCAAGAGGCAGTCTTCACCATCCTGTCTATCCGCGACAGCAATTTCGGGGAACTGCGTACTTCTACTTCTCGATCCCTCTTCTGGAAGATCTTTGACAAGTTCCACATGGGAGACTGGCCTCACTTTGTTGTCCACATCTGGCTATCTTACCTCGCCTGTGTCCACCTCTGGCCACCTCATTTCACACTGTCATCCACATCTGGCCATCTCACGTCTCACTGTTGTTCACGTTTGACCATCTCATCTTCCCCTGTCCACTTCGGGGCATCTCATCTTACCCTGTGAGCACATCTGGTCATTCACTTTACCTTGTGTCCACATCTGGCCATCTCACATCACCCTTTTCACATCATGCCTCCtgcatccttttgctatgaatgctaacataccattcgctttcttcactgcctgctgcacctgcatgcctactttcaatgactggtgtaccatgacacccaggtctcgttgcatctccccttttcctaatcgaccaccattcagataatcgtctactttcctgtttttgccaccaaagtggataacctcacatttatccacattatactgcacctgccatgcatttgcccactcacccaacctattcaagtcaccttgcagcctcctagcatcctcctcacagctaatactggAATGGAACGGCACcgtctcaatgggctgaagggcctaatttcCTTGCAGCATCCCTTGTGTGTGGACCAGTGCTCAAGGTAGCATGGCGTAGAACAACGGAGTGCAACAAGAGAGGACTTTGCTGGGAGATGCTGAGGCTCGTGACAGGTTAGGTGTTcctcttgtgggagagtctacaacTAGTGGTCGCTGTCTAAACCTTAGAGATCGCCCATGGGAGACAGAGAACTGGAAACAcacaatgcagatgctggaatcgtgagcaaaacacaaactgctgggtgAACTCAgccagtaaggcagcatctgtggaggtcatGGACAAACCATGAGGGAAATGAAATCCAGAGTCTGCTTCAACCTCAAAAAAATTCTGGGTTAAGTTGAACTGGTCACAGAACTAATCTAATATCTGAATCGCTTCTGGAATCTCAGGAACCTTCGCTGAAGTATTTTTCTATGTTGGTTTGCAGAAGTCCTTCTCTGATTGGCTGCTTTGTGGTGGACCGCCAGTTCTTTGAAGAGATTGGATTGCTGGATGAGGGAATGGAGGTGTACGGAGGCGAAAACGTGGAGCTGAGTATCCGGGTAAGTGGCGCACACATTGCCCCTCTCCCCTATCCCCAGTCCTGCCCCATTCCTGCTCCAGTTGTGTCGAAGGTTGGGTTTGGTTTGGTGAACTCTCCAGTGACGGGACCCGTAGGGCAACGATTTCACACAGACGCCGGTGTGTAAATGGAACAAGCGACCAGAGGAAGTTGAGAGGTGGGtaaaatcacaatgtttaaaagacattttagcCGGTActtgagggatacgggccaatgCAGGAAAACCGGGCTAACTTGGGTAGACATCCTGAGAGGcaactcttttacacaaaggatggtaggcatagggaacgagctgctggaggaggtagttgtggcaggtgttAACacaaatttttttaaacatttagataaatggataggataggtttagagggatatgtcaaACACAagtaagtggaactagtgtagatggggcatgttggtcagcgtgtacatattgggctgaagggcctgtttccacgttgtgtgactgtctctctctctgtctctctctgtctctctctgtctctctctctctgtctctgtctctctctctttttgtctctctctgtcgctctttctatctgtctctctctgtgtctctctctctctgtctctctttctgtctctctgtcgCTCTTTCTATCTCTCTGTACCTCTGtcttgtctctctctatctctctctcactctttctttctccctttctctgcctgtctctcttcTCCCTGACACACAGACACTCATATAGACACACGCATAATTGCCCCCACGGACAGGCACAcatacacatggacacacacacacacacattctgccACTTTCTTGAGGGAACTGTCTCCTCTCAAACGGAGTAATTCAGATTCAGAAGGGCTTTGCACAGCTCCTAGTTTATAAGCACTGACTTAGCCCTCCAGACTTTCTTGTGGAGTGGGGCTTTCTTTAAATTGGGTTGCATTATTTTTGCAATAAATATGTGAGAAATGTCAACGGGGCTGCAGTAGGTTGCCCGGAGGAAGGAGAGTTTTAAACGTGTGAATTCCTCCAACGCCACTTTCTTGAGGCAGGCAGCGGACGTTCGTTTTTACAGGATTCTCCAGCCAGTAATCAATAGCAAGGCCAGGGAAGCCTTTCCCAGTCGCAAGGATAATAGATCACCATGGTAACCAAGTATTTATGCAGCCAATAAAATCGGGGAGATTTAGTACTTGATGTGAAGCCTGCCATAAAATATTCTCAGCATGAGGCTGTCGTggacaaggccagcatttatccttaatccctaattgcccttcggaaggtggggggggtgagCCGGCCTCATGAACCACTGCCCTTCTTCTGTTGAAGGTGCTCCCACGCTGCTGGTGGGGAGGGAGTTCTTGGGATTTAGATCCAATGGCGATACATTTCCAAGCAAATcgcaacgggccaggcagcttgtgtggaaggaatggacagatgaccattccggttgggacccttcctcagactgatggagtagcagGGAGGAAGCTTgtggagaggtggggatgggacaaagtctggcaaatgaGGGGTGGATAtgtgtgaaggggggaggggtttgAATGGTAGGTGGGTggagacaaaggctagagatgaaaaagagacaaaagggaGTCGGAGAAGGAGACaaggggagtgaaatgtaaagctggaggaagggatatgggtggaaggggatggggttgggggaaGAAAAAGGGGTGGGCCGGACCAGTGCACGGCTTGGATGTGGAATTGGTGGATGATGGTGTTCCCCTGTGCCTGTTGCCCCTGTCCTTCTGGGTCGCTGAGGCGGTGggtttgggaggtgctgttgGAGTAGCCTGGGCGAGTGATCGCGTGGCATTGTGTAATGTTgtgtttacatggataggacgggtttggagggatatgggccacacgcgGGGAGGTGGAatcagtatagctgggacatgttggccggtaaaTTGGGTaaattgagccgaagggcctatttccacgcttatcatcactctatgattctaacttGGGAGAACGAAggactgctcaaggataaaggagagaatttatacttggaatcaagggatgtacgCAAGGCACTAAATGAGAACTTTGTACCAGTATTCATCAATGAAAAGGACATGGAGATcaatgtggagaatactaatatgccaGGGCAGTTTGAAATTAAATAGGCAGTGGTATTGTGGCTCTTGAAGTgcattaaagtggataaatcaCTAGGAcgtgatgggatctatcccagattaTTGAGAGAGACAAGAAAGGTGATCTtgccttgatgaagatctttgcatcttctctagccacaggcaaggtcccagAAGGCTGGAAAGTAGCCaacgttgttcctttgtttaagaagggaagtagagaataTCTAGGTAGTTAGAGGCTGGTGGGCCTCACAACAGTTGCagagaagctattggagaggattcacaAGGGTTGGATTTGCTCGCATTTGGAAGCGAATGGGCTAATTAGAGTCAGTGAGTATAGTTTAGTGCAGGGTAGGTCATGTCTTGCAAACatggttgagtcttttgaggaggtgatgaaggtcattgatgaggGTGGGGCAGTGAATGTTATCTACATGGATTGTGGGAAGTCCCTCTGTAGGTTGGTCCAGAAGATTACGATGCATGGGATCAGTGGTGACTTGGTCGTTTTGATTTATAACTGGCCAGAGACCCAGAGACACagaggacggcatggtggcgcagcaatagagttcctgccttaccgtgtcagagacccgggtttaatcctgaccacaggtgatgtctgcacagagtttgtacattccccccataaccgcgtgggttttctccggatgctccgggtttcctcccacactccaaagccgacaGGTTTGTTGTTCAATTgtcttcagtaagaattgtaaattgtccctagtgtgtaggatagtgttagcgtgggggtgatcactggttagcgCGAACCCGgtgatccgaagggcctgtttctgcattgtatctctaaactaaaaagagggTTGAGGTGGAAGGGTGTTCTTCtgactggagatctgtgaccagtggagttctacaGGGATCAGTTGtttgcaaaatatatatatagatgactTGGAGGtgtatgtagatgggttggttggtaGGTTTGCAGACATGCAAGATTTGATGCCAGCGTTGTCTCCCCAGGTCTGGCAGTGTGGAGGTAGTGTGGAGGTCCTGCCCTGCTCCAGGCTGGCCCACATCGAGAGGGCTCACAAACCCTACACGGAGGACCTGACCGCACACGTACGCAGGAACGCACTCAGGGTGGCCGAGGTCTGGATGGACGAGTTCAAAGATCACGTCTACATGGCCTGGAACATCCCCAGAGAGGTGAGCAGGGGGAGCGAGGCGGAGGCCTCTGGTGTGGAGTCACCCTCAGCAGAGAGGCACGACAATGAAAGGACACGGAATAGAAACAGGgaggagaagcaaccttccatgaCAGGTGGATGGGGTGAAGAAGGCGGCCTTCGGTACgctggccgtcagtcggggaagttgggacgttatgctACAGTTGTACGAGATGTTgacgaggctgcacttggagcattgtgttcagttttagtcattcTACTATAGGAACGGTGCCATTAAGCGGGAATGGATGCAGAgcggatttacaaggatgttgacaggatccgagggcctgagctatagggtgaggttggccaggttattccttggagagcaggaggctgaagAGTGATTTAAAGTCCTAAGGGGAATAAATTGGGTAAAGGCACAGAGTCCTTTTCCCACGAtaggggtatcaagaaccagagagcatagatttaaggtgagggggggaagatttgatAGGAAACTGAACAGCAACCTTGTGGGTAGTGGGTTTGTGGAATGAGCTACTGGATGAAATTGTTAAGGCAGGTGTAATAACAGtgtctaaaagacatttgggcaggcatGCAGATGGCAGGTTTGGAGGTTTAGACGGTGGGTaaacgggactagcttagataggggaTATTGGTTAACTTgggcgagttgggcagaagggcccgttgcTGTGCTCCATGAGTCTATGGGCCTCAGTATTGCTCAAACAATATAGatggttggtgagaccacacgtgtgTATTGACAACTGTTTTGGCCAGACACTCCCAGTCCTCTCCAGCTTTGTTGTAAAGCTGTGGGACATTATTGATCCAACAGCGGTGATGTGGTCAGCAGATGTATAGATGGCATTGtagctgtgtctggctacacagtgaTGGGTACAGAGAGGGTagagcagggggactgaggtTCCCCTGATGACCCGCGGTTGGACCGTACCTGCGATTGTGTTCTCTGTGGCGTTTAGAGCCGACATTAACGTCTCTACACTTCACGAGCATTGTTTTCCCTCTTCCCGACTCCCCAGAACTCCGGGATTGACATTGGGGACATTTCGGAGCGCAAGGCGCTGAGACACAGGTTGCAGTGCAGGAGTTTCAGATGGTACCTGAACAACGTCTACACACAGATGAAGAAGTATACGGACACGTTGGCCTACGGCATGGTAGGCACAGGCAGAGAGCTCACTTTCCTGTTGTAAACAGAGGAGCCCAAAGGGGAGGTGGCTCACTGCTCCCGCACCCACCCGAGTGGCTCAACTACACGGAGACTGAATATCTGATAAAGTaccgagggtggggggtggggttatgGAGCGAGCACCGCACTGTGGGGGGAGAGTACTAAGGGAGCAGAGCGCTGCACTATGGGAGTGAAAAAGTAGCCCCTGAGGTCCtccttaaatttctcccctctcaagttaatcctatgccctcttgttttggaatcctctaccctggggaaatgactgtgagcattcacttggTCCATCCCTCAGCTTCCGACTCagcctccctataactcaagcctgcaagcccagctaacatcctggtgaatctcttctgcaccctttccaacttaatgacatccatcctatagccggtgtgaccagaactacacacaatactccaagtgtggtctcaccaacaacttgtacagctgcatcatgatgcccCAACGTTTGTACCTCAATACCCTCCCCAATGAAGGCAGGAGTGCTAAACGCTGCTTTGCCCCACACTGTTCACCCGACCCACCTCTTTCAGGAACCGTGCACCTGTgcccccagatctctctgttctacaacactctgcaGGGCTCTAGCCTTCAGAAGTGAAGAGACAAGAGAGTACAGGAGAGAAAGAAAGCAGCGAGGGAGGAAATGGCTTTGTGATTCAGGGTGATGGACGTGATCCTTCCCCGGGTGAGCGGGAGCTGGGCTGGCAGTCCGGGGATGAATGAGGAAGGAGTTACCTGATCCACATCGCTTGTCTACCTGTGTGTTACAGCTGAGGAACGCTCTGAGGAGTGACCTGTGCCTCGACCAGGGTCCGCAGTCGGACAACATTCCCATCGTGTACATGTGTCACGGGATGACACCACAGGTACGTCGGCGTTCCGGGTCTCGGCACGTGCACTGACCATGGTGGGATCTTGGGAACATGAACATAAATGAGCATCAGGAACTGGAGCCAGGGAAGCCCTCGAGCCtgctctatcatggctgatcccatGCCTCTTTTCCACCCCAACCCCGTCTCCTTGATTTCCTGGTGCAGAGGCCCATCAATCACGAAGGGAGAGGGAATTCCGCAGGTTCATCACCCTCTATGTaacactttcccctctcaccttaaacgtatgccctcttcatcttgaatcttgaatctagttcTCGATTCACAACCCTGcggaaaggtttagtttagttagagatacagcgctgaaacaggcccttcggcccaccaagcccgagctgaccagcgatccccacacattaacactatcctatacacactagggactatttacacatacaccaagtatTCATTAGTCCACAAcggcccctctttgttctcggagaCCCCCcaccccatgccgggtcccctcTGTTCTTGACGTCCCCCCCCCAAGCCGAGCCCCTCTTTGTATGTCCATGtggaatgaccactgtccacctTCCTCCTCCAGGCAGTGTACTACATGAGCAGCCAACAGCTACACGTGGGGGTGCTGAGCCCCACCCTGGACGCTGTGGACAACAGGTGCCTGGTGGAGGTGAACGGCCGGCCTCGGCTGCTCGAGTGCGGCTATGCCGAGAGCAACCAGATGCGGCTGCACTGGCAGTTCACGCAGGTCAGTACGTCAGCGGGACCTCGCCACGCACCATCCACAGGGgcagacacacacccacaaccagcACTCTCAGCACTTTCGGCTCACTCGCCCTGAATCACAGGCTTGTGCAGGGTAGAAGGACGCCCTTCTGCCCTTTTTGCCTGGGCTAGCCCAATTATACGTAATCAGCTCCATCTTTGTGCACATTCGGTGGTGATTAACAAGATTTGCAGCCAGATCttggatcagctgggcaagtggaacGAGGAATGTCAAATGGAGTTTAaagcagataagtgcgaggtgttgtattttgggaagtcaaaccagggcagggacctgtccccagtgggtgtaggatagtgttaatgtggggggatcgctggagggcgcagacccggtgggccgaagagcctgttttcgcgctatatctctaaactaaaccttcacaatgaatacaggtacatagtttgctGAAAGTGATATCACAGGTAGGTAGGATGGTCATGAGGTTTTTGgtacagtcagggtattgagtatttaCGTTGGGACATTAAGTTACagatgtacaagacgttggtgaggttgcGTTTGGAGcatggtgttcagttttggtcacgttGCTGTAGCAATGATGCCAATGAGCTGGAAAGAGGgcggaaaagatttacgagggtgttctGCGCTGTAATATTCATCTCCCCgcactacctgatgtacttgTGTGCGGCCTGATTGTGCTCATGTACAGTATAATTTGCCAGGTCATCAGCTCCAATGGCTGCGCCACTGCGTCACCctcaaagttcctccagcactctgtatgttTTGcacaaccagcacctgcagttccatgtgtctcagTTCTTGTCTCAGATGCTCAGACCTGATTTAATACCACGGAATTTCCGTCCATTGATGTTTAGAATTTCCCATTATCTCTTTCAGGGCGGCTCAGTGCGGAATCGAATATCAAAGAAGTGCTTGGAGATTGAGGAGAATAGTGAAGGTGTCTATGGATACCAGCTTTTACTCCGGAAATGCAGCGGTCAAAAGTGGACTATCTCAAACATCTTAAGGAAGATGAATTCCACATGAAGagctttcctcacccactcccagtGTAGCTTCTTTAAGCATCTGCTCTATTTATTGTGTCTCAGGTCTCTGGGAAGAAGGTTGTCTCTGCTCATCTTTGAATGGAGCTGCCGTGGGTTTTAGGTACGGTCGCGGTGATGGAGGTCAGAGTAGTGATATATTTTGTACGTGTAAATAGGCATTCAGGAGATGGATATACTTGTTATGCTTGTCCCGTGGAGACGGAACAAAGTGATATCGTTCCTGCCTTAGCACATGTGAGGCTGTTTTAGCAGTGGCTATTCTGTGATGTAGGGTCAGTGGGATTATGTAGGTGGTCTGTAATCCATTTAGGCAAATGTAGTAAATCTCCATTGATCCAGAAGGTCACTCAGTGGCAAATCCCAGCAGTGTTTGACCATCTAATCTTCTCTGGTTGGAAAAGGCTTTGTTGACTGTGCAACGCAGTGTGGTTGGGTGGGCAGAGTGAGTCTGGTGCTGATACCCCCGTAGTTATCTCTGAGACCCCTCCAAATCTGCCTCCGTTCAAAACCCAACGGGAGTTTGGGCTGAACTGCTCCTGGACGATCCCACAGCCGCAAGGGTGAAGAGCGTTTAATGTCATATGTACCggcaatgaaactcttacttgcagcagcttaacaggcccgtcAAAGCAATTCCGCGCAGATAAATATGAAATGATCAATAATACAAAAAAATTAAGAACGGTAATATTTGGTAACCTTAACGGTGCAAATccaaagtctgtagtgcaaccgaTGACAGTCCACAGAAGATCGTAGTTTCTGAGTGTTGTGCAGTGGTCAACAACCTGATGGTTGCTgagaaaaagctgttcttgagcctgcaggt contains:
- the LOC129705661 gene encoding LOW QUALITY PROTEIN: polypeptide N-acetylgalactosaminyltransferase 18-like (The sequence of the model RefSeq protein was modified relative to this genomic sequence to represent the inferred CDS: deleted 2 bases in 1 codon), with the translated sequence MLHRCRKGSCLILGAAANLLTLLYIAWLVNYLKVQPPPAELPPESDSRRLDQRLERLETLVRHHLEESPPRQEDDEGGEAVSDSPLFAHWGHDLPPDTRRIAWKKFQYYGYNSYLSDQLPLDRPIPDFRPDGCRNLSYPTNLPQISVVFIFMNEASSVILRSMHSVMSKTPAHLLKEIVLIDDNSNNDELRQELGAYVQEVNAQQPGFIQVVRHTKQEGLIRSRISGWRAASAPVVALFDAHVEFSDQWVEPILSRIKEDRRRIISPSFDNIKYDNFEVQEYSLSAQGFDWELWCRYLNPPREWWALENATAPIRSPSLIGCFVVDRQFFEEIGLLDEGMEVYGGENVELSIRVWQCGGSVEVLPCSRLAHIERAHKPYTEDLTAHVRRNALRVAEVWMDEFKDHVYMAWNIPRENSGIDIGDISERKALRHRLQCRSFRWYLNNVYTQMKKYTDTLAYGMLRNALRSDLCLDQGPQSDNIPIVYMCHGMTPQAVYYMSSQQLHVGVLSPTLDAVDNRCLVEVNGRPRLLECGYAESNQMRLHWQFTQGGSVRNRISKKCLEIEENSEGVYGYQLLLRKCSGQKWTISNILRKMNST